The Burkholderia latens genome segment GCCGCGCAGCCATGCGGTGCGCGGATCGTTGTGGAACTTGCGATGCCAGTGCTGCTTCAGGTCGAAGCGCGGCAGCGGCAGCGGCGGTTCGACCGGCACGATGAACGCGTGTTCGGCCGCGTACGCGTAGCCGATCGCATGCGGCACCGTTGCTATGAGGTCGGTGCGGCTCAGGATGAACGGCAAGCTCATGAAGTGCGGCGTCTCGAGCACCGCGCGCCGGTGCATGCGCTGCTTCGCGAGGTATTTTTCGAGCACCTCCTGGCTGCGTCCTTCGGCGCGCACCACCGCGTGCCCGCACGACAGAAACTGCTCGGCCGTGAACGGGCGGGCCTGTTCGAGCGGATGGCCGCGCCGCATCAGGCAGACGAACCGGTGCGTGAACAGACGCTGCTGGAAGAAGTTGTTGCCGTCGAGATCGGGAAAGTAGCCGACCGCAAGATCGATCGAGCCCGCTTCGAGGCCGCGGCCGAGTTCGTCGTGCGCGAGCGATACCGAGCGCAGGTTCGCGTGCGGCGCGTGCGTCGCGAACGCCTGCAGCAGCTTCGGCAGGAACACGATCTCGCCGACGTCCGACAGCGCGATCGAGAACGTGTGCGTGCTTGCCGCAGGCTCGAAGTCGTGCGGCGCGACCAGGCCGCGCTCGATCTGCGCGAGCGCGTCGCGCGCGGCCGGCAGCAGCGCGAGCGCGCGCGGCGTCGGCTCCATCCCGCGCGACGTGCGCACGAACAGCGGATCGCCGAAGTACTCGCGCAGCCGGCCGAGCGCGGTGCTCACGCGCGGCTGGCTCACGCCGAGCAGGTCGCCCGCGCGGCTGACGTTGCGCGTGTCGTCGAGCGCGACGAGGTACGGAATCAGGTTGAGGTCGAGCGGGTTCATCGCAGCAGGCCAGTATCCAGAAAACGCATACAACTTATCTCCAAAATCGCGTTGCCGCATAGTCGGGAAAGCGCTCAAATTGTTTCCATTACTCGAACCAAAGTTCTGGAGACGAACAATGCGCACTCAGGTCGCCATCATCGGCGCCGGCCCGTCCGGCCTTTTGCTTTCCCATCTACTGCGCCTCCAAGGCGTGGATTCGATCCTCGTCGAAGCGCGCTCACGTGAATACTGCGAAAACCGGATCCGTGCCGGCGTGCTCGAGCAGGGCACCGTCGATACGCTGAACGAAGCGGGTCTGGGCGACCGGATGCGCCGCGAAGGGCTCGAACATCACGGCATCGAGCTACTGTTCTCCGGCCAGCGGCATCGCATCGACCTGAGCGCGCTCACCGGCGGGCGGGCGATCACGGTTTACAGCCAGCATGAAGTCGTGCGCGACCTGATCGCGGCCGGCGACGCGCACGGCCACCAGATGCACTTCGAAGTCACCGGCGTCGCGCTGCACGATGTCGAAAGCGAGCACCCGTTCGTCACGTTCAAACACGCGGACGGCCGCCCGGACCGCATCGATTGCGATTACATCGCCGGCTGCGACGGCTTCCACGGTATCGCGCGCCAGACGATTCCCGCCGAACGGTTGAACACGTTCGAGCGCGTCTATCCGTTCGCATGGCTCGGCATCCTCGCCGATGCGGCGCCGTCGCTCGACGAACTCGTCTACGCGCATCACGACAACGGCTTCGCGCTGTTCTCGATGCGCTCGCCGACGGTCACGCGTCTCTATCTGCAGTGCAAGCCCGACGAAGACCTCGCCGAATGGTCCGACGCGCGGATCTGGGACGAGCTGCACACCCGCTTCTCGAACGACACCGGCTGGACGCCGACCGAGGGCCGGATCACCCAGAAGAGCGTGACGCCGATGCGCAGCTTCGTGTCGGAGACGATGCAGCATGGCCGCCTGTTCCTGGCGGGCGACGCCGCGCACATCGTGCCGCCGACCGGCGCGAAGGGGATGAATCTCGCGGTGGCCGACGTCCGCGCGCTGTCCCGAGCGCTCGGCGCACGCTATCGCAACGGCGACACGACGCCGCTGGAGCGCTATTCTGCGACCTGCCTCGAACGCGTGTGGCGCGCCGAGCACTTCTCGTACTTCATGACGAACATGCTGCATTCGTCGCCGGAGGACTCGCCGTTCGTCAATCGCCTCAAGTTTGCCGAGCTGAAATACGTGACGCGCTCGCGAGCGGCCGCGCAGTCGCTGGCCGAAAACTACGTCGGTCTGCCGTTCGACGATCAGCCGACCCCCGAGGGATCCCGCCTTGACAACGCGCTCTGCGCGACTCTATGATCGGCCCATCGTTCGCTAATCGAATCTAGGTTCGAGTAGCGAACAAACCGAAGGTCGACGCCGGCCTTCCGGCGCGGCACGCGACACGCGCGTGTCCCCTCGACAGGCCGCGCATCGTGCCGCGGGTTCGTATCAGGAAGAGACATGGTCAACAAGATTTTCGAATCGCTTCAATCGGCGGTCGCGGACGTCCACGACGGCGCGACCATCATGATCGGCGGCTTCGGCACGGCAGGGATGCCGTCCGAGCTGATCGACGCGCTGATCGAGCAGGGTGCGCGCAACCTGACGATCGTCAACAACAACGCGGGCAACGGCGAGACCGGCCTCGCGGCGCTGCTCAAGGCGAAGCGGGTGCGCAAGATCATCTGCTCGTTCCCGCGCCAGAGCGACTCGCAGGTGTTCGACGCGCTGTACCGCGCGGGCGAAATCGAGCTGGAACTGGTGCCGCAGGGCAATCTCGCGGAGCGGATTCGCGCGGCCGGCGCCGGCATCGGCGGCTTCTTCACGCCGACGGGCTTCGGCACGAAGCTCGCGGAGGGCAAGGAAACGCGCGTGATCGACGGCAAGTCGTATGTGTTCGAGACGCCGATCCACGCCGATTTCGCGCTGGTGAAGGCATACAAGGGCGATCGCTGGGGCAACCTCGTCTATCGCAAGACCGCGCGCAATTTCGGGCCGATCATGGCCAGCGCCGCGAAGGTCGCGATCGTGCAGGTGTCGGAAGTCGTGCCGCTCGGCGGGCTGAACCCGGAACACATCGTGACGCCGGGCATTTTCGTGCAGCGCGTCGTCGAAGTGCCGCAGGCCGCGCATGCGGCCGAGCTGGCCGCCGAACGTGCATCGCAAGCCGCGTGAACTTGTATCGGACCGGAGCCAAGCGCCGACGCGCCCGCTCCGGTCGACCGGAGACCCGAAATGAAACGATTGACCCGTGATGAAATGGCCAGGCGCGTTGCGCAGGACATCCCCGAAGGCGCTTACGTGAACCTCGGCATCGGTGTGCCGACGCTGGTGGCGAACCACCTCGATCCGAGCAAGGAGATCTTCCTGCACAGCGAGAACGGCCTGCTCGGCATGGGCCCGGCGCCCGCGCCCGGCGACGAGGACGACGAGCTGATCAACGCAGGCAAGCAGCACGTGACGCTGCTGACCGGCGGCGCGTATTTCCATCACGCCGATTCGTTCGCGATGATGCGCGGCGGCCACCTCGATTACTGCGTGCTCGGCGCATTCCAGGTGTCGGCGAACGGCGATCTCGCGAACTGGCATACGGGCGCGCCCGATGCGATTCCGGCGGTGGGCGGTGCGATGGATCTTGCGATCGGCGCGAAGCAGGTGTTCGTGATGATGGAGCACTTGACGAAGCAGGGCGAGAGCAAGATCGTCGCGCAGTGCTCGTATCCGGTCACCGGCGTGCAGTGCGTGAGCCGCATCTATACGGATCTCGCCGTGCTCGACGTGACGTCCGACGGCCTCGCGGTGAGCGAGATTTTCACCGACCTGTCGTTCGACGAACTGCAAAAGCTGACCGGCGTGCCGCTGATCGACGCGACGCGCAGGGCCGCCGCCTGAACGGCAAGCGTGCCGGTGGGTGCAATCGGCCGATCGGTCTGATCGACTGCACACCGGCCCGCTTGGGTAGACAATAGGCGCACGCCGTTTCCCCATTCCGATGCCATGCTCGAAGACAGCGCTCGCCTGACCTCCCTGATCTGCGGCACCGAGCCGCTCAACCGGATCTGGTCGCCTCGCGCGACGATCCAGCGGATGCTCGACGTCGAAGCCGCGCTTGCGCGTGCGCTCGCCGCGCAGCATGTGATTCCGGCCGCCGCGGTCGCCCCGATCGAACGCGCGTGCGACGCTGCCCGGCTCGACGCGGACGCGCTCGCGCAAGGCGCGGCGCTCGGCGGCAATCTCGCGATTCCGCTCGTCAAGCAGCTCACCGCGCAAGTCAAGGCCGACGACCCCGAGGCCGCGAAGTTCGTGCATTGGGGCGCGACGAGCCAGGACATCATCGACACCGCGACCGTGCTGCAGTTGCGCGACACGCTCGACGTATTGGAGCCGCTGCTCGACGAAGCATGCGCGTCGCTTGCGATGCTCGCGCGAACGCATCGCGCGACGCCGATGATCGGGCGCACGTGGCTGCAGCAGGCGCTCCCGATCACACTCGGCCTGAAGTTCGCGCAATGGCTCGATGCGCTGCTGCGTCATCGGGCGCGCTTCGCCGAGCTGCGCGCGCGTGCGCTGGTGCTGCAGTTCGGCGGCGCGGCCGGCACGCTGGCGAGCCTGCGCGAGCACGCGGCCGGCGTGAGCGCCGCGCTCGCGGCCGACCTGAAGCTCGCGTTGCCGGCCGTGCCATGGCATACGCAGCGCGACCGCATCGCGGAAGCCGCGTCGTGCTTCGGGATGTTGACCGGCACGCTCGGCAAGATCGCGCGTGACGTGTCGCTGCAGATGCAGACCGAAGTCGGCGAGCTCGGCGAACCGGCCGCCGCCGGCAAGGGCGGCTCGTCGACGATGCCCCACAAGCGCAACCCGGTCGGCTGCGCCGCCGTGCTGACTGCCGCAGTGCGCGCACCGAACCTTGTCGCGACCGTGTTCGCGGGAATGGTGCAGGAGCACGAGCGCGCGCTCGGCGGCTGGCAGGCCGAATGGGACGCATTGCCCGATCTCGCGCGGCTGACCGGCGGCGCGCTCGCGCAGATCGCGCAGATCGTCGCGGGCCTCGACGTGAACACCGAACGCCTTGCCGCGAACCTCGACCTGACGCACGGGCTGATTCTCGGCGAAGCGGTGATGCTCGCGCTCGGCGACCGGATCGGCAGGCTCGATGCGCATCACGTCGTCGAACATGCGTCGAAGGAGGCCGTGCGCACCGGCGCGACGCTGTTCGACGTGCTCGCCGCCGATGCGACCGTATCGGCCCACCTGTCGCGCGAAGCGCTTGCGCGGCTGCTCGATCCCGCACATTACGTCGGCGAGGCGCAGGCCTACGTCGACGCCGTGCTCGCGCTGCACGCGGGCGCGCATTAACCAGGAGAACCTTGAGATGCCCTTCGCCACTGTCAACGGCGTGAAACTGCATTACCGGATCGACCGTGCCGCGCGCGACGATGCGCCGTGGCTCGTCTTCTCGAACTCGCTCGGCGCGGACCTTCAGATGTGGGCGCCGCAGATTCGCCCGCTCTCGCAGCATTTCAACATCTTGCGCTACGACACGCGCGGTCACGGCCATTCCGAAGCGCCGGCCGGTTCGTACACCATCGATCAGTTGGCGGCCGACGTGATCGGCCTGCTCGATCACGTCGGCATCGGGCGCGCGCATTTCTGCGGGATTTCGATGGGCGGCCTGACCGGCGCCGCGCTCGCCGCACGCTTCCCGTCGCGCATCGTGCGTGCGGTGCTCGCGAACACGTCGGCCAAGATCGGTTCGCCCGAAGTATGGGCGCCGCGTGCGCAGAAGGCCCGCGCCGAAGGGATGAGCGCGCTCGCTGATGCGGTGCTGCCGCGCTGGTTCACCGACGCGTTCGTCGAACGCGAGCCACGCCTGTTCGATGCGATCCGCGACACGTTCGTGCATACCGACAAGGACGGTTATGCCGCGAACTGCGACGCGCTGAACGCCGCCGACCTGCGCGACGAAGTGACGGGCATCGGATTGCCGGTGCTCGTCGTGACCGGCGCGAAGGACATGTCGACGCCGCCCGATCAGGGCCGTGCGCTCGCTGCGGCGATTCCCGGCGCGCGTCACGTCGAATTCGACGCCGCGCATATTTCGAACATCGAGTGCACCGACGGGTTCAACCGTGCGCTGCTCGACTTCCTGACCGCGTGAGGTTTCGAAGATGGACGACCAGCAACGTTACGAAGCAGGGATGAAGGTGCGTCGCGCGGTGCTCGGCGACGCACACGTCGACCGCTCGATCGAGAACCGCACCGAGGTGACGGAGGAATTCCAGAACCTGATCACCCGCTATGCGTGGGGCGAGATCTGGACGCGCGACGGCTTGCCGCGCCATACGCGCAGCCTGCTGACGATCGCGATGATGGTCGCGCTGAACCGCGGCGAGGAACTTGCGCTGCATTTGCGCGCCGCGCGCAACAACGGCGTAACGCGCGACGAGATCAAGGAAGTGCTGCTGCAGACCGCGATCTACTGTGGCGTGCCGGCCGCGAATTCGGCGTTCCACCTCGCGGACAAGATCTTCAAGGAACAGGATGCGGCCGCTTAGATGCAGTCGCCCGGACGGGGCCGCGCAGGCGCGGCCGCCTGAGTACCGGCACTGATCCGGTCAAGCGGTCCGCCAATGCCGGCGGCCCGTGACGATCGACCGCGCACCGGCAGCGAATCGGTGCGCGAACGAAGGAAGGCGCGGCCACGAGGCCGCGCTTGTTGCATATATCAATGTTGGATGCGACCGGAGCCGGCGCCGAAGCGCCCGTTCCGGCCGACAAGGAGACTAGCGATGAACCGCACCCCCGTGGTCGATGTCCAGACCTTCATCAACGAGCAGCCGTTCGGCGGCTTTCAATGGCTCGTATTCCTCATGTGTTTCGTGATCGTCCTGCTCGACGGCTTCGATACGGCCGCGATCGGCTTCATCGCGCCGTCGCTGCTCGGCGAGTGGAACCTCACGAAACCCGATCTCGCGCCCGTGCTCAGTGCCGCGCTGTTCGGCCTTGCGTGCGGCGCGCTCGTGTCGGGCCCGTTGTCCGACCGCCTCGGACGCCGCGCGCTGCTGCTCGGCTCGGTGTTCCTGTTCGGCGTCGCGTGTTTCGTGTCGGCGTTTGCGAACACGATCGGGCACCTGACGGTCCTGCGTTTCATCACCGGCGTCGGGTTGGGCGCAGCGATGCCGAACGCGGTCACGATGATGGGCGAGTTCTGCCCGGACAAGCGCCGCGCGACCGTGATCAACCTGATGTTCTGCGGCTTCCCGCTCGGTGCCGCGTTCGGCGGTTTTCTCGCGGCCTGGATGATTCCGCATTTCGGCTGGCGCAGCGTGCTGATGCTTGGCGGCGTGACGCCGCTGCTGCTCGGGGTGCTGTTGCTGCTGAAGATGCCGGAGTCGGTGCGCTTCATGGTCGCGCACGGCCAGAGCGTCGACCGGATCCGCGGGACGCTGGCACGGATCTCGCGCGACGCGCTGAACGCAGGCTCGTTCGCGATGACCGAAGCCGCGCCGCAGACCGGCGGCAAGGGGCTCGGCGTCGTGTTGTCGCGCTCTTACATCGTCGGCTCGGTGATGCTGTGGATTGCGTACTTCATGGGCCTCGTGATCTTCTACGCATCGATCAACTGGATGCCGATCCTGCTGAAGGATGCCGGGCTCACGCCGAAGAGCGCGACGCTGATCTCCGCGCTGTTCCCGCTCGGCGGCGTCGGTGCAGTGCTGTGCGGCGTGCTGATGGACCGCTTCAACGCGAACCGCGTGATCGCCGTGTGCTATGCGCTGACTGCGATCAGCGTGTATGCGATCGGGCAGGCGGCCGGGAATGTGGGGTTGCTCGTGCTCGTCGTGTTCATCGCCGGCGTGCTGATGAACACCGCGCAATCGTCGATGCCGGCGCTCGCAGCGGCGTTCTATCCGACAGAAGGGCGCGGGACGGGCGTCGCATGGATGCTCGGTGTCGGCCGCTTCGGCGGGATCGCCGGATCGTTCCTCGTTGCCGAGCTGACGCGCCGGCACTTCTCGTTCGCGGGCGTGTTCGCGACGATCGCCGTCGCGGGCCTGCTCGCGTGCGTCGCGTTGCTGATCAAGCAGATGGCGCGGCCGCACGGCGTCGCGCAGCCGGCCGGCAAGATGGAATCGCTCGGGCATTGAGCGAAAGCAGGGCTGGGCGATGCACCGGCCCTGCAAGTGTTGCGATCGTCGCGGTGGCTGCTGCCTGCCAATCCGGTCAATACGCAACGTCGGCACGGGCCGCTTCAGCGGCCCGTTGCCATTGCGGCCGCCGCGCTACGGGCGCCGCTACTCCTCCGTGTCGTGTTCCTTGACGAAGCTGCGCAGGTACGCGCGCAGCGCCGCTTCCTGACTGCGATGATCGTCGTGGTTCGCGGCGCCCAGTTCTTCCTCGTCGCCAAACAGCGTGGGCGGCGCGCAGTACGTACCCACTTCCACGTTTTCGCGCAGCACGCGGATGTCGTGCGTGAGCGGGCGGTACTCGGCGACCCAGTGCATGCCCTCGATGCGTTCGCCGGCTTTCAGCAATGGCTTCATCGGCAATCTCCGTGCAGAGCAGCGGTGCAAGCGCCGAAGCGATTGCACGCGCCCGTCCCGAAAGGGTACGCCTGCATGGGATGAAGCTCAACGGGTACGCTTGTGAGTGCTCACTGCGGCAGTACGTGCGCGACCAGCGGATACAGCGACAGGATCAGCAGCACGGCCATCGTCACGTTGAAGATGCGCAGCGCGCGTCGGTTCGACAGGAAGCGGCGCAGGCCTTGGCCGAACGCGGCCCACAGGCTGATGCAGGGGAAGCCGATCAGGATGAACACGACGGCCATCCACGCGGCGTTCATCCCGTAATCAGCAGACAGGCGGATCGTCGTGGCGGCAGTCAGCACCATCATCCATGCCTTCGGATTGACCCACTGGAACGCGGCGGCTTCGATGAACGTCATCGGCCGCGGCTTGGCGCCGTGTGCCTTCACTTCGCCGGACGTGCCGATGCGCCAGGCCAGGTAAAGCAGGTAGGCGACGCTTGCCACTTCGAGAATCGTGTACAGCAGGGGCACGCGGCGGAACGCTTCGCCGAGGCCGAAGCCGACGCACAGCATCAAGATCGCGACGCCGACGCTGATGCCGAACAGGTGCGGCATCGTGCGGCGGAATCCGAAATTGACGCCCGACGCGAGCAGCATCGTGTTGTTGGGGCCGGGCGTGATCGACGTGACGAGCGCGAACAGCATGCCGGCAGGCAATGCGCTGAGGGTGAGGAATTCCATCGCGAGGCTCCATTCGTGTTCTAGACCGGGATGGAGTTCAGTGTAGCGACGGTTTTATGTACAGTACCGGTACAGTTGGATTGACGATTGCCGGTACGGGAGGGGGCGAATGAGGGGAAGTGAGGCATTGGCTCCCAGGAAAGTTGTCCGCAGCCTCGATATGTTGTCGTTGAATAAAAACCTGTCCTTCCCGACTCTGGGACGTGTTCCGCGAGCTTTTCAGGAAAGACGCTCGCCGACGAGGCCGCGCAGCTACTGATTCGGTTGGCCCCACACAACGCGGATTTCATACTAGTCCAATGTTAATCCGTCCACCGGTCGAATAGGATCGCGCGGAGTATTCCGTAAACGTTCCATAGAGACAGTTCATGTCGGTGAGTACGGTGATTTCCAATGCGACCGCGCGTGCGGGTGTCAACATCCATCAGTTTTACAGTCTGGACCTGGTGGGTACACCCGATGCGGCGCTCGCCGACATCTACGCGTTTGACGGCACGCGCGGCATCGGCGAGCCAACCCGGTACACGATTCAATTCACTCATCCTCGGCATGACCTGTCGCGTAATGAGTTCCTGAATCGGATCGGCGCCTTCGTGATCCAGCCGCCGCCGCGTGACCGCTGGAGTCAGCCCGAAGGCGCGCGACGCGTGCAAGGCGTGGTGACGGCGTTTGCGTTGAAGGACACCAACCGAGACCAGTCACTCTACGAGATCGTGCTGGAATCGCGGCTCGCACTGTTGCGCAACGTGCCGAAATGCCGATTTTTTCTGGATATGACCATTCCGGAGATCATCGAGCAGATTCTGCGGGAGCACGAGTTCAACAAGATCTTCGCCGGCTTTGCATTCAAGCTGCACCGGACCTATCGCAAGCGCAGCTTCGTGATGCAATGGGGCGAAGATGACCTGGCGTTTATCACACGGCTGTGCCGTCGTTCCGGTATCTGGTTTGTGTGTGAGGAAGGCGAGCGCTGTGAGTTGGTGCGTTTCGGCGATGACTATGCGCACTATCGTCGCGACCCCGACCGCCTGACGGCCGCATACCGGCCGCACAGCGGACTGGAAACCCGCAGTGTCGAGTCGGTCAGCGTACTCGAAATGCGCGCGAAGACCTTGCCCGCGACCTACACGGTGCGCACGTTCAGCGCCGAGACGGCGGTATCCGAGCCGATCGAGACGGGCAGCCAGATCCACGAGGACCGCACCACGTATGGCGAGGCGTATGCGTGGGGGACGCCGAACCTGAGTGAGGACGAGGCGAAGGAAGAGGCGCAGCTGCGTCGCGAGGCGGCGCTGGCCGAGCAGGTCGAGTATCACGGCGAATGCGACATGCTGGATCTCACGCCCGGCTCGGTGCTGAAGCTGTCGAACCGGGCATTGCCTGACGCGAAGCACGGGCTGGTCGTGGTGCGGGTAACCTGCCGCGCGTC includes the following:
- the pobA gene encoding 4-hydroxybenzoate 3-monooxygenase codes for the protein MRTQVAIIGAGPSGLLLSHLLRLQGVDSILVEARSREYCENRIRAGVLEQGTVDTLNEAGLGDRMRREGLEHHGIELLFSGQRHRIDLSALTGGRAITVYSQHEVVRDLIAAGDAHGHQMHFEVTGVALHDVESEHPFVTFKHADGRPDRIDCDYIAGCDGFHGIARQTIPAERLNTFERVYPFAWLGILADAAPSLDELVYAHHDNGFALFSMRSPTVTRLYLQCKPDEDLAEWSDARIWDELHTRFSNDTGWTPTEGRITQKSVTPMRSFVSETMQHGRLFLAGDAAHIVPPTGAKGMNLAVADVRALSRALGARYRNGDTTPLERYSATCLERVWRAEHFSYFMTNMLHSSPEDSPFVNRLKFAELKYVTRSRAAAQSLAENYVGLPFDDQPTPEGSRLDNALCATL
- a CDS encoding LysE family translocator, whose amino-acid sequence is MEFLTLSALPAGMLFALVTSITPGPNNTMLLASGVNFGFRRTMPHLFGISVGVAILMLCVGFGLGEAFRRVPLLYTILEVASVAYLLYLAWRIGTSGEVKAHGAKPRPMTFIEAAAFQWVNPKAWMMVLTAATTIRLSADYGMNAAWMAVVFILIGFPCISLWAAFGQGLRRFLSNRRALRIFNVTMAVLLILSLYPLVAHVLPQ
- a CDS encoding 3-oxoacid CoA-transferase subunit A: MVNKIFESLQSAVADVHDGATIMIGGFGTAGMPSELIDALIEQGARNLTIVNNNAGNGETGLAALLKAKRVRKIICSFPRQSDSQVFDALYRAGEIELELVPQGNLAERIRAAGAGIGGFFTPTGFGTKLAEGKETRVIDGKSYVFETPIHADFALVKAYKGDRWGNLVYRKTARNFGPIMASAAKVAIVQVSEVVPLGGLNPEHIVTPGIFVQRVVEVPQAAHAAELAAERASQAA
- the pcaC gene encoding 4-carboxymuconolactone decarboxylase; translation: MDDQQRYEAGMKVRRAVLGDAHVDRSIENRTEVTEEFQNLITRYAWGEIWTRDGLPRHTRSLLTIAMMVALNRGEELALHLRAARNNGVTRDEIKEVLLQTAIYCGVPAANSAFHLADKIFKEQDAAA
- a CDS encoding LysR family transcriptional regulator produces the protein MNPLDLNLIPYLVALDDTRNVSRAGDLLGVSQPRVSTALGRLREYFGDPLFVRTSRGMEPTPRALALLPAARDALAQIERGLVAPHDFEPAASTHTFSIALSDVGEIVFLPKLLQAFATHAPHANLRSVSLAHDELGRGLEAGSIDLAVGYFPDLDGNNFFQQRLFTHRFVCLMRRGHPLEQARPFTAEQFLSCGHAVVRAEGRSQEVLEKYLAKQRMHRRAVLETPHFMSLPFILSRTDLIATVPHAIGYAYAAEHAFIVPVEPPLPLPRFDLKQHWHRKFHNDPRTAWLRGVVASLFNDEQDEWPK
- a CDS encoding type VI secretion system Vgr family protein; protein product: MSVSTVISNATARAGVNIHQFYSLDLVGTPDAALADIYAFDGTRGIGEPTRYTIQFTHPRHDLSRNEFLNRIGAFVIQPPPRDRWSQPEGARRVQGVVTAFALKDTNRDQSLYEIVLESRLALLRNVPKCRFFLDMTIPEIIEQILREHEFNKIFAGFAFKLHRTYRKRSFVMQWGEDDLAFITRLCRRSGIWFVCEEGERCELVRFGDDYAHYRRDPDRLTAAYRPHSGLETRSVESVSVLEMRAKTLPATYTVRTFSAETAVSEPIETGSQIHEDRTTYGEAYAWGTPNLSEDEAKEEAQLRREAALAEQVEYHGECDMLDLTPGSVLKLSNRALPDAKHGLVVVRVTCRASRKQAYHVEFDAIPSDRQYRMPLKEETWPRIDGVITGTIASPGGWKDPYLGKDGDYVVDLHMDRDKRVPGLQSCPMRLAKPFAGPGQTGRMPGRRNDAWRRRQDRIVDIRPRRPQGCAAA
- a CDS encoding MFS transporter; this encodes MNRTPVVDVQTFINEQPFGGFQWLVFLMCFVIVLLDGFDTAAIGFIAPSLLGEWNLTKPDLAPVLSAALFGLACGALVSGPLSDRLGRRALLLGSVFLFGVACFVSAFANTIGHLTVLRFITGVGLGAAMPNAVTMMGEFCPDKRRATVINLMFCGFPLGAAFGGFLAAWMIPHFGWRSVLMLGGVTPLLLGVLLLLKMPESVRFMVAHGQSVDRIRGTLARISRDALNAGSFAMTEAAPQTGGKGLGVVLSRSYIVGSVMLWIAYFMGLVIFYASINWMPILLKDAGLTPKSATLISALFPLGGVGAVLCGVLMDRFNANRVIAVCYALTAISVYAIGQAAGNVGLLVLVVFIAGVLMNTAQSSMPALAAAFYPTEGRGTGVAWMLGVGRFGGIAGSFLVAELTRRHFSFAGVFATIAVAGLLACVALLIKQMARPHGVAQPAGKMESLGH
- a CDS encoding CoA transferase subunit B, with the translated sequence MKRLTRDEMARRVAQDIPEGAYVNLGIGVPTLVANHLDPSKEIFLHSENGLLGMGPAPAPGDEDDELINAGKQHVTLLTGGAYFHHADSFAMMRGGHLDYCVLGAFQVSANGDLANWHTGAPDAIPAVGGAMDLAIGAKQVFVMMEHLTKQGESKIVAQCSYPVTGVQCVSRIYTDLAVLDVTSDGLAVSEIFTDLSFDELQKLTGVPLIDATRRAAA
- a CDS encoding 3-carboxy-cis,cis-muconate cycloisomerase, which translates into the protein MLEDSARLTSLICGTEPLNRIWSPRATIQRMLDVEAALARALAAQHVIPAAAVAPIERACDAARLDADALAQGAALGGNLAIPLVKQLTAQVKADDPEAAKFVHWGATSQDIIDTATVLQLRDTLDVLEPLLDEACASLAMLARTHRATPMIGRTWLQQALPITLGLKFAQWLDALLRHRARFAELRARALVLQFGGAAGTLASLREHAAGVSAALAADLKLALPAVPWHTQRDRIAEAASCFGMLTGTLGKIARDVSLQMQTEVGELGEPAAAGKGGSSTMPHKRNPVGCAAVLTAAVRAPNLVATVFAGMVQEHERALGGWQAEWDALPDLARLTGGALAQIAQIVAGLDVNTERLAANLDLTHGLILGEAVMLALGDRIGRLDAHHVVEHASKEAVRTGATLFDVLAADATVSAHLSREALARLLDPAHYVGEAQAYVDAVLALHAGAH
- the pcaD gene encoding 3-oxoadipate enol-lactonase; its protein translation is MPFATVNGVKLHYRIDRAARDDAPWLVFSNSLGADLQMWAPQIRPLSQHFNILRYDTRGHGHSEAPAGSYTIDQLAADVIGLLDHVGIGRAHFCGISMGGLTGAALAARFPSRIVRAVLANTSAKIGSPEVWAPRAQKARAEGMSALADAVLPRWFTDAFVEREPRLFDAIRDTFVHTDKDGYAANCDALNAADLRDEVTGIGLPVLVVTGAKDMSTPPDQGRALAAAIPGARHVEFDAAHISNIECTDGFNRALLDFLTA